A genomic region of Tsukamurella pulmonis contains the following coding sequences:
- a CDS encoding DoxX family protein: MSDKDGIENETSEGAAESPYDFRSTGELPRFGERHPTGGFVLDPHDDSDTGIGPVLPRYRDEPAASASDDTTVSAPAAATPAASTPAPGTVANDAPGVPDTSDLAAAIAAANAATAAISTSGTSPDAATERADLSSDERDEFGKRYNRRRGRERAAQARAEAEGIPLETAATEQIEPPAGRRFGKPVGDVSAELEEARKAARRGTTDLGLLVLRVAVGAILVAHGIQKLFGIWGGPGIDGFASYLQNGNDPSLGFERFTKVISIATGVVELGGGAMLILGLLTPIAAAGAVGVMLSATLFKLTTVGNGFVFFSQDKGVEFELLLLFASVAIILTGPGKLSLDFNRGWARRPHIGSFVWLIIAVAAAVTVWVLLNGANPLVKR; the protein is encoded by the coding sequence GTGAGTGACAAGGACGGAATCGAGAACGAGACCAGCGAGGGCGCGGCCGAGTCACCCTATGACTTCCGGTCCACGGGTGAGCTGCCGCGCTTCGGCGAGCGGCACCCGACGGGCGGGTTCGTCCTGGACCCGCACGACGACTCGGACACCGGCATCGGGCCGGTGCTCCCGCGCTACCGCGACGAGCCCGCGGCATCGGCATCGGACGACACGACGGTGAGCGCCCCCGCCGCGGCGACGCCGGCGGCGTCCACTCCCGCGCCCGGGACGGTGGCGAACGACGCGCCCGGCGTGCCCGACACCAGCGACCTGGCCGCCGCGATCGCGGCGGCGAACGCCGCCACCGCGGCGATCTCGACGTCCGGGACCTCCCCGGATGCCGCGACGGAGCGCGCCGACCTCTCGAGCGACGAGCGCGACGAGTTCGGGAAGCGCTACAACCGGCGGCGGGGCCGTGAGCGCGCCGCACAGGCCCGTGCCGAGGCCGAGGGCATCCCGCTGGAGACCGCGGCGACCGAGCAGATCGAACCGCCGGCCGGCCGCCGGTTCGGCAAGCCGGTCGGCGACGTCTCGGCCGAACTGGAGGAGGCTCGCAAGGCCGCCCGGCGCGGCACCACCGACCTCGGACTGCTCGTGCTGCGCGTGGCTGTCGGCGCGATCCTCGTCGCGCACGGCATCCAGAAGCTGTTCGGGATCTGGGGCGGCCCCGGCATCGACGGATTCGCCAGCTATCTGCAGAACGGCAACGATCCGTCACTGGGCTTCGAGCGGTTCACCAAGGTCATCTCGATCGCCACGGGCGTCGTCGAGCTCGGTGGTGGCGCGATGCTGATCCTGGGCCTGCTCACCCCGATCGCGGCCGCGGGCGCCGTGGGCGTGATGCTCTCCGCCACGCTGTTCAAGCTCACCACCGTGGGGAACGGCTTCGTGTTCTTCTCGCAGGACAAGGGCGTCGAGTTCGAGCTGCTGCTGCTCTTCGCCTCGGTCGCCATCATCCTCACCGGTCCGGGCAAGCTCTCGCTCGACTTCAACCGGGGCTGGGCGCGCCGGCCGCACATCGGCTCGTTCGTCTGGCTGATCATCGCGGTCGCGGCGGCGGTCACCGTCTGGGTCCTACTCAACGGCGCCAATCCACTGGTCAAGCGGTAG
- a CDS encoding PQQ-dependent sugar dehydrogenase, giving the protein MSEGTGRARSGARRAVVVAAAAALLAGCADFSDSEAAPFTGPPTGGVTTTKPPAPALPSAAPKAPGPCIDQNPQVLATCLTTPTDLIPTDDFAHAYVAERGGAVMYTTTDLPNREVLRVGADTTGDGGLTALALSPSYDQDRLFYAYVSTPTDNRVVRVTPGDEPKVILSGIPKGATGNAGSLLFSGRDLLVATGNAGDANAARDPASLAGKVLLLPDPGTVSPVRPKVLATDGGVRQSLCSVPGGGPVFIADQGLTQDRLRVLTPNQPASVVWSWPDRPGLAGCAAIDGAVFVSQSRPGTVEMLKLPEGPTAADGEPIQVLDRTKYGVVGRLAIGPKDLPQGVTTNKPEPQAPTDDRVVLIPPPSGDAGATDD; this is encoded by the coding sequence ATGAGTGAGGGGACCGGCCGCGCACGCTCCGGCGCGCGGCGCGCCGTCGTGGTCGCGGCGGCTGCGGCGCTGCTGGCGGGGTGCGCCGACTTCTCGGACAGCGAGGCGGCGCCCTTCACGGGGCCGCCCACCGGCGGGGTGACCACCACTAAACCGCCGGCCCCCGCCCTGCCGAGCGCGGCGCCCAAGGCGCCGGGCCCGTGCATCGACCAGAACCCGCAGGTGCTCGCCACCTGCCTCACCACGCCCACCGACCTGATCCCCACCGACGATTTCGCGCACGCCTACGTCGCGGAGCGCGGCGGCGCCGTCATGTACACGACGACGGACCTACCCAACCGGGAGGTGCTTCGGGTCGGCGCGGACACCACCGGCGACGGCGGGCTCACCGCGCTGGCGCTGTCCCCGTCGTACGACCAGGATCGGCTGTTCTACGCCTACGTGAGTACCCCCACCGACAACCGGGTGGTGCGCGTGACGCCGGGCGACGAGCCGAAGGTGATCCTCTCCGGGATCCCGAAGGGCGCCACCGGCAACGCCGGCTCACTCCTGTTCTCCGGCCGCGATCTGCTCGTGGCCACCGGCAACGCGGGCGACGCGAACGCGGCGCGCGACCCGGCTTCGCTCGCGGGCAAGGTGCTGCTGCTGCCCGATCCCGGCACCGTCTCCCCGGTGCGCCCCAAGGTGCTCGCGACGGACGGCGGCGTCCGGCAGTCGCTGTGCTCGGTTCCCGGGGGCGGGCCGGTCTTCATCGCCGATCAGGGGCTCACCCAGGACCGGCTGCGCGTGCTCACCCCGAACCAGCCCGCGTCCGTCGTGTGGAGCTGGCCCGACCGGCCCGGCCTCGCGGGGTGCGCCGCGATCGACGGTGCCGTCTTCGTCAGTCAGTCACGGCCCGGCACGGTCGAGATGCTCAAGCTTCCCGAGGGGCCGACCGCGGCCGACGGTGAGCCGATCCAGGTTCTCGATCGCACGAAGTACGGCGTCGTCGGGCGCCTGGCGATCGGCCCGAAGGACCTGCCCCAGGGCGTGACGACGAACAAACCCGAGCCGCAGGCGCCCACGGACGACCGCGTCGTGCTGATCCCGCCGCCGAGCGGCGACGCGGGAGCCACCGACGACTGA
- the gatB gene encoding Asp-tRNA(Asn)/Glu-tRNA(Gln) amidotransferase subunit GatB — translation MSAELADLDLPEYADVVARYEPVMGMEVHVELGTATKMFCGCRTEFGAEPNTQVCPTCLGMPGALPVVNEAAVRSAIRIGLALNCSIRPSSLFARKNYFYPDQPKNYQISQYDDPIAYDGYLDVPLEDGSTWRVEIERAHMEEDTGKSTHVGSATGRIHGASHSLLDFNRAGVPLVEIVTKPIEGAGERAPEIARAYVTALRDLLASLDVSDVRMDQGSMRCDSNVSLKPVGSAEFGTRTETKNVNSLRSVEVAVRYEMRRQAAVLDAGGTVVLETRHFQEGDGTTTAGRPKETADDYRYFPDPDLGPVAPAAELVEELRGTIPELPWLRRARIQSDWGLSDEVMRDLVNLGAIDAIIATVDAGATPDAARSWWGSFLPQQANSRGVELAELAITPAQVARVIALVDEGKLTSKLAQQVIVGVLDGEGEPDEVVAARGLEVVRDDGALQKAVDEALAANPDIVEKIKAGKVQAAGKIVGDVMKATRGQADAARVRELVLAACE, via the coding sequence ATGAGTGCCGAGCTTGCCGATCTGGATCTCCCCGAGTACGCGGACGTCGTTGCCCGCTACGAGCCCGTGATGGGCATGGAGGTCCACGTCGAGCTCGGCACCGCCACCAAGATGTTCTGCGGCTGCCGCACCGAGTTCGGCGCCGAGCCCAACACCCAGGTGTGCCCCACCTGCCTCGGCATGCCCGGCGCGCTGCCCGTCGTCAACGAGGCGGCGGTGCGGTCGGCCATCCGCATCGGCCTGGCCCTGAACTGCTCGATCCGGCCCTCGTCGCTGTTCGCCCGGAAGAACTACTTCTACCCCGACCAGCCGAAGAACTACCAGATCAGCCAGTACGACGATCCGATCGCCTACGACGGCTACCTCGACGTGCCGCTCGAGGACGGCAGCACCTGGCGGGTGGAGATCGAGCGTGCGCACATGGAGGAGGACACGGGTAAGTCGACGCACGTCGGCTCCGCGACCGGCCGCATCCACGGCGCCTCGCACTCGCTGCTCGACTTCAACCGTGCGGGGGTGCCGCTCGTCGAGATCGTCACCAAGCCCATCGAGGGTGCGGGGGAGCGGGCACCCGAGATCGCGCGGGCCTACGTCACGGCGCTGCGCGATCTGTTGGCGTCGCTGGACGTCTCCGACGTCCGCATGGATCAGGGCTCGATGCGCTGCGACTCCAACGTCTCGCTCAAGCCCGTCGGGTCCGCCGAGTTCGGTACCCGCACCGAGACGAAGAACGTCAACTCGCTGCGGTCCGTCGAGGTCGCGGTGCGGTACGAGATGCGGCGCCAGGCCGCCGTTCTCGACGCCGGCGGCACCGTCGTCCTGGAGACGCGACACTTCCAGGAGGGCGACGGCACCACCACCGCCGGTCGCCCCAAGGAGACCGCCGACGACTACCGCTACTTCCCGGACCCCGATCTCGGCCCGGTCGCGCCGGCGGCGGAGCTGGTCGAGGAGCTGCGCGGCACCATCCCGGAGCTGCCGTGGTTGCGGCGCGCCCGGATCCAGTCCGATTGGGGCCTGTCCGACGAGGTCATGCGCGACCTGGTCAACCTCGGCGCGATCGATGCGATCATCGCCACCGTGGACGCGGGCGCCACGCCCGACGCGGCGCGGTCCTGGTGGGGCAGTTTCCTTCCGCAGCAGGCCAACTCGCGTGGGGTGGAGCTCGCCGAGCTCGCCATCACGCCCGCCCAGGTGGCCCGCGTCATCGCCCTGGTCGACGAGGGCAAGCTCACCAGCAAGCTCGCGCAGCAGGTCATCGTCGGCGTGCTCGACGGCGAGGGCGAGCCCGACGAGGTCGTCGCGGCGCGGGGCCTCGAGGTGGTCCGCGACGACGGTGCGCTGCAGAAGGCCGTCGACGAGGCGCTCGCCGCCAACCCCGACATCGTCGAGAAGATCAAGGCCGGCAAGGTGCAGGCCGCCGGCAAGATAGTGGGCGACGTCATGAAGGCCACCCGCGGCCAGGCGGACGCCGCCCGTGTCCGCGAGCTGGTGCTCGCTGCCTGCGAGTGA
- a CDS encoding ATP-dependent 6-phosphofructokinase — protein MRIGVLTGGGDCPGLNAVIRAVVRTSASRYGSAVVGFQDGWRGLLEDRRVQLSDDDRNDRLLTKGGTLLGTARTHPDVLRAGLDRIKQTLDDNGIDVLIPIGGEGTLTAASWLADEGVPVVGVPKTIDNDIDCTDVTFGFDTALTIATDAIDRLHSTAESHQRVMIVEVMGRHAGWIALNSGLASGAHMVLIPEVPFDVEELCRLIKRRFQRGHSSFIVVVAEGAKPAEGSMELRVGGTDEFGHERFTGVAHQLGVEIEQRINKEVRTTVLGHVQRGGTPTPADRVLATRYGVNAADAAHAGKFGQMVSLRGTQIGLVPLADAVKQLKRVPRDRYDDAAEFFG, from the coding sequence CTGCGAATCGGAGTCCTCACCGGCGGCGGCGACTGCCCGGGCCTGAACGCGGTGATCCGCGCGGTGGTCCGCACGAGCGCGTCACGGTACGGCTCCGCCGTCGTCGGTTTCCAGGACGGGTGGCGCGGCCTGCTCGAGGACCGGCGCGTGCAGCTCTCCGACGACGACCGCAACGATCGACTGCTGACCAAGGGCGGCACCCTGCTGGGCACCGCCCGCACCCATCCCGACGTGCTGCGCGCCGGCCTCGACCGGATCAAGCAGACCCTCGACGACAACGGCATCGACGTGCTCATCCCGATCGGCGGCGAGGGCACGCTCACCGCGGCGTCCTGGCTCGCCGACGAGGGCGTGCCCGTGGTCGGCGTCCCCAAGACGATCGACAACGACATCGACTGCACCGACGTCACCTTCGGTTTCGACACGGCCCTGACCATCGCCACCGACGCGATCGACCGGCTGCACTCCACCGCCGAATCGCACCAGCGCGTGATGATCGTCGAGGTGATGGGGCGGCACGCGGGCTGGATCGCGCTGAACTCGGGCCTGGCCTCCGGCGCGCACATGGTGCTCATCCCCGAGGTCCCGTTCGACGTCGAGGAGCTCTGCCGCCTGATCAAGCGCCGCTTCCAGCGCGGCCACTCCAGCTTCATCGTCGTGGTCGCCGAGGGGGCGAAGCCGGCCGAGGGCTCCATGGAGCTGCGGGTCGGCGGCACCGACGAGTTCGGCCACGAGCGGTTCACCGGGGTCGCCCACCAGCTGGGCGTCGAGATCGAGCAGCGGATCAACAAGGAGGTCCGCACCACGGTCCTCGGCCACGTGCAGCGCGGCGGCACTCCCACTCCCGCGGACCGCGTGCTCGCGACCCGGTACGGCGTCAACGCGGCCGACGCCGCGCACGCCGGGAAGTTCGGGCAGATGGTCTCGCTGCGCGGCACGCAGATCGGTCTGGTGCCGCTCGCCGACGCGGTCAAGCAGCTCAAGCGGGTGCCCCGGGACCGCTACGACGACGCCGCCGAGTTCTTCGGCTGA
- a CDS encoding response regulator, giving the protein MSITVFIADDQAMVRQGFGALLGAQPDISVIGDAPDGKAAVAEVARLQPDVVLMDVRMPEMNGLQAAAEILRRHDGVRVLMLTTFDIDDYVYEALRVGASGFMLKDAPAEELVRAVRVVHEGQSLLAPSVTRRMIAEVTAARAHRRTPPPELATLTPREREVLEAVAAGRSNAEIAGALFVSDQTVKTHVSKVLQKLGLRDRAQAVVYAYETGVVTPG; this is encoded by the coding sequence GTGTCCATCACCGTCTTCATCGCCGACGATCAAGCCATGGTCCGGCAGGGCTTCGGCGCCCTGCTGGGTGCGCAACCGGACATCTCCGTGATCGGGGACGCCCCCGACGGCAAGGCCGCGGTGGCGGAGGTCGCGCGGCTGCAACCCGACGTGGTGCTCATGGACGTGCGCATGCCCGAGATGAACGGGCTGCAGGCCGCCGCCGAGATCCTGCGCCGCCACGACGGCGTCCGCGTGCTGATGCTCACCACGTTCGACATCGACGACTACGTCTACGAGGCACTGCGCGTCGGGGCCTCGGGCTTCATGCTCAAGGACGCCCCCGCCGAGGAGCTCGTGCGCGCCGTCCGGGTGGTGCACGAGGGCCAGTCGCTGCTCGCCCCGTCGGTCACCCGGCGGATGATCGCCGAGGTCACCGCCGCCCGGGCGCACCGTCGGACCCCGCCGCCCGAGCTCGCGACGCTCACGCCCCGCGAGCGCGAGGTGCTCGAGGCCGTCGCCGCCGGCCGTTCCAACGCCGAGATCGCGGGGGCGCTGTTCGTCTCCGATCAGACCGTCAAGACGCACGTCAGCAAGGTGCTGCAGAAGCTGGGCCTGCGCGATCGCGCGCAGGCCGTGGTCTACGCCTACGAGACCGGGGTCGTCACGCCCGGGTGA
- a CDS encoding sensor histidine kinase: protein MRTTTNRIERFGRAAVRAGRYLDQQSALHIADPNGTLHDTPLGTFLSRKINWLFLIVALIMWAVAWPTLNEQFTVPAIFLPIFSGLSVLPLALVWAHPRLAWGIIAATAAVFPMFFWFTPKNDWNWNWQVSLIIAMLVSTVMVFLRAKPLDAIVVWVASSLLFWVNAEPGTGGGWVAGLGVALAVSLLLRLALQSRSQLEEQTEVSELERGRRAILEERTRIARDLHDIVAHRMSLVVVQAQTAQYRVPDVSERARAEFDGIAVSAREALNEVRSLLGVLRLDDASAELAPAPGLGGVDELIDGARAAGVVVEYLPLPDPSAIGESTALVAYRIVQESIANATRHAQGAAITVALTLDAGTLNLSIENGPRTSDADLGGPGLGQGIPGMAERARTVGGTLSATPTAGGGFAVRASLPARPDGA from the coding sequence ATGAGGACGACCACGAACAGGATCGAGCGGTTCGGCCGCGCCGCGGTGCGCGCCGGACGGTACCTGGATCAGCAGAGCGCACTGCACATCGCCGACCCGAACGGCACCCTGCACGACACCCCGCTGGGCACCTTCTTGTCCCGCAAGATCAACTGGCTGTTCCTGATCGTCGCACTGATCATGTGGGCGGTCGCCTGGCCCACGCTCAACGAGCAGTTCACCGTCCCGGCGATCTTCCTGCCCATCTTCAGCGGCCTGTCGGTGCTGCCGCTCGCCCTGGTGTGGGCGCATCCCCGGCTCGCGTGGGGGATCATCGCCGCGACCGCCGCGGTCTTCCCGATGTTCTTCTGGTTCACCCCCAAGAACGACTGGAACTGGAACTGGCAGGTCTCGCTCATCATCGCGATGCTCGTCTCCACCGTCATGGTCTTCCTGCGTGCGAAGCCGCTCGACGCCATCGTCGTCTGGGTGGCCTCGTCCCTGCTGTTCTGGGTGAACGCGGAGCCGGGGACCGGCGGCGGCTGGGTCGCGGGGCTCGGCGTCGCGCTCGCGGTCTCCCTGCTGCTGCGGCTCGCGCTGCAGTCCCGTTCGCAGCTCGAGGAGCAGACCGAGGTCAGCGAGCTCGAGCGCGGGCGGCGCGCCATTCTCGAGGAGCGCACCCGCATCGCCCGCGACCTGCACGACATCGTCGCGCACCGGATGTCGCTGGTGGTGGTGCAGGCGCAGACCGCGCAGTACCGCGTGCCCGACGTCTCCGAGCGCGCCCGCGCCGAGTTCGACGGAATCGCCGTCTCGGCCCGCGAGGCGCTCAACGAGGTGCGCTCCCTGCTCGGTGTCCTCCGCCTCGACGACGCCTCCGCCGAGCTCGCGCCCGCCCCCGGGCTGGGCGGCGTCGACGAGCTCATCGACGGAGCCCGCGCGGCCGGCGTCGTCGTCGAGTACCTGCCCCTGCCCGATCCGTCGGCGATCGGGGAGAGCACGGCACTGGTCGCCTACCGGATCGTGCAGGAGTCCATCGCCAACGCCACCCGGCACGCACAGGGGGCCGCGATCACCGTCGCGCTCACGCTCGACGCCGGGACGCTCAACCTGAGCATCGAGAACGGCCCGCGCACCTCCGACGCCGACCTCGGTGGCCCCGGCCTCGGCCAGGGCATCCCGGGCATGGCCGAGCGGGCGCGCACCGTCGGGGGAACGCTGTCGGCGACCCCGACGGCGGGCGGGGGCTTCGCGGTCCGCGCCTCGCTCCCGGCGCGACCCGACGGGGCCTAG
- a CDS encoding phospholipase A2 has translation MKRRMLAAAAVLAVPLSFGLPLPVAAGDAAAREDVASAAAVRAITDPALDAAAQVRSVPRTLGYAAAIGPGYAVNPHGECSSVVRLPADFDAPCKAHDLGYDLLRHADSSGHPLDGWARRRIDDAFAERLAAACAARPVGQRRHCTEVAGLTVMAVRANTWRQHDGPPRAESVRELVTGWLTGGGRL, from the coding sequence ATGAAACGTCGTATGCTCGCCGCCGCAGCCGTCCTCGCCGTTCCCCTGTCCTTCGGGCTCCCCCTCCCCGTCGCAGCCGGCGACGCCGCCGCGCGCGAGGACGTCGCCTCCGCGGCGGCCGTCCGCGCGATCACCGACCCGGCGCTCGATGCCGCCGCCCAGGTACGGTCCGTTCCGCGCACCCTCGGGTACGCGGCCGCGATCGGGCCCGGGTACGCGGTCAATCCGCACGGTGAGTGCTCGTCGGTGGTGCGGCTGCCCGCCGACTTCGACGCGCCCTGCAAGGCGCACGATCTGGGCTACGACCTGCTGCGGCACGCCGACTCCTCGGGCCACCCGCTCGACGGATGGGCGCGCCGGCGGATCGACGACGCCTTCGCCGAGCGGCTCGCCGCAGCGTGCGCCGCGCGGCCGGTCGGCCAGCGGCGCCACTGCACGGAGGTGGCCGGGCTGACCGTGATGGCGGTGCGCGCCAACACCTGGCGCCAGCACGACGGTCCGCCGCGCGCCGAGTCGGTGCGCGAGCTGGTCACCGGCTGGCTCACGGGCGGAGGCCGGCTGTGA
- a CDS encoding alpha/beta-hydrolase family protein — protein MACALFPNQLPRSVMMQIAVCVLFGAIGALAGWLIVRRRPRTDGGGRLPAYLGSAALAGWVLWQNHLRVAAGVDPVGPLGFAALVGAVVAVPIVVAALWPVRARATAAAVAASAVLAGIAWPATASSEESASYAQRFAGIASATPGVRAYAALGDGASPAARAAVAVERLIAGGGLSRRVVVVAVPTGSGWVDPHFVRGVEEALHGDSAIVAMQYTEMPSWQSFVLHRDAAAASTAALIDELHRRAPSTPVRVYGQSLGTVGVHAAARRAAQLKAPLRATLQVGTPAGVAIDGPAQLNASDPVGIWSPRLLIAPPERAATATGRATPRPPWLPVLSFVQATVDLLGATAPPPGLGHRYDESQGTQLVSDLVAGRDLSSAA, from the coding sequence GTGGCATGCGCATTGTTCCCGAACCAGTTGCCGCGCAGCGTGATGATGCAGATCGCGGTGTGCGTTCTGTTCGGGGCGATCGGCGCGCTCGCGGGGTGGCTGATCGTGCGGCGCCGCCCCCGGACCGACGGCGGCGGCCGCCTGCCGGCGTATCTCGGCTCGGCCGCGCTGGCCGGATGGGTGCTGTGGCAGAACCATCTCCGGGTGGCCGCGGGCGTGGATCCGGTGGGGCCGCTGGGCTTCGCGGCGCTCGTGGGAGCGGTCGTCGCGGTTCCCATCGTCGTCGCCGCGCTGTGGCCGGTGCGGGCGCGGGCCACTGCGGCGGCGGTGGCCGCATCGGCAGTGCTCGCCGGGATCGCCTGGCCCGCCACGGCATCCTCCGAGGAGTCGGCGTCGTACGCGCAGCGGTTCGCGGGCATCGCCTCGGCGACACCGGGGGTGCGTGCGTACGCCGCGCTCGGCGACGGCGCCTCCCCCGCCGCCCGGGCCGCGGTGGCGGTGGAGCGGCTCATCGCCGGCGGCGGGCTCAGCCGTCGTGTGGTGGTGGTCGCGGTGCCGACCGGATCGGGCTGGGTGGACCCGCACTTCGTCCGCGGGGTCGAGGAGGCGCTGCACGGCGACAGCGCGATCGTCGCGATGCAGTACACCGAGATGCCGAGCTGGCAGTCGTTCGTCCTGCACCGCGACGCGGCCGCCGCGAGCACCGCCGCTCTGATCGACGAACTGCACCGCCGGGCACCGTCGACGCCGGTCCGGGTGTACGGACAGAGCCTGGGGACCGTGGGCGTGCACGCGGCGGCGCGCCGGGCGGCGCAGCTGAAGGCACCGCTGCGGGCGACCCTGCAGGTGGGCACACCCGCGGGCGTGGCGATCGACGGTCCGGCGCAGCTCAACGCCTCCGATCCGGTGGGCATCTGGTCGCCGCGACTGCTGATCGCGCCGCCGGAGCGGGCCGCGACGGCGACCGGCCGGGCCACCCCGCGGCCGCCGTGGCTGCCCGTGCTCTCGTTCGTTCAGGCCACCGTCGACCTGCTGGGCGCGACCGCGCCGCCCCCCGGACTCGGGCACCGCTACGACGAGAGCCAGGGGACGCAGCTGGTGTCCGACCTCGTCGCCGGGCGGGACTTGTCCAGCGCGGCTTAA
- a CDS encoding RrF2 family transcriptional regulator, translating into MRMSEGVEWAAHVCVLLHWLDEGGLTPVPATRLAESYDLPAAYLGKQVQALARAGITESLPGRRGGIRLARPASAITLMDVVTAIEGGTQAFPCTEIRQRGMNAGKPRSEFAQPCGIAHAMRGAELAWRRELAATSIADLASSTPTRAADAARRHFGGT; encoded by the coding sequence ATGCGGATGAGCGAGGGCGTCGAGTGGGCGGCGCACGTGTGCGTGCTGCTGCACTGGCTCGACGAGGGCGGCCTGACGCCGGTACCCGCCACCCGGCTCGCCGAGTCCTACGACCTCCCGGCGGCGTACCTGGGCAAGCAGGTGCAAGCCCTTGCGCGTGCCGGGATCACCGAGTCCCTCCCCGGGCGCCGGGGAGGGATCCGCCTCGCCCGCCCGGCCTCCGCCATCACCCTCATGGACGTGGTCACCGCCATCGAGGGCGGGACGCAAGCCTTCCCCTGCACCGAGATCCGGCAGCGCGGAATGAACGCCGGCAAGCCGCGCAGCGAGTTCGCCCAGCCCTGCGGCATCGCGCACGCCATGCGCGGCGCCGAACTGGCGTGGCGGCGCGAGTTGGCCGCGACCTCGATCGCCGACCTGGCCTCCTCCACGCCGACCCGGGCCGCCGACGCTGCCCGGCGCCACTTCGGCGGCACCTGA